One window of Misgurnus anguillicaudatus chromosome 13, ASM2758022v2, whole genome shotgun sequence genomic DNA carries:
- the ube2j2 gene encoding ubiquitin-conjugating enzyme E2 J2: MSNSLNKRAPTTATQRLKQDYLRIKKDPVPYICAEPLPSNILEWHYLVRGPEKTPYEGGYYHGKLIFPREFPFKPPSIYMITPNGRFKCNTRLCLSITDFHPDTWNPAWSVSTILTGLLSFMVEKGPTLGSIETSDFTKRQLASQSLAFNIKDKVFCELFPDVVEEIKQKQRMQEELRSRAQALPLPDVVPDGEAHQVQNGHLPLNGHLPAGAAHPPDVQQVNRNHGLLGGALANLFVIVGFAAFAYTVKYVLRSIAQE; the protein is encoded by the exons ATGAGCAACAGCTTAAACAAGAGGGCCCCAACAACAGCAACACAGAGGTTAAAACAGGACTATCTGCGGATCAAGAAAGATCCGGTACCATACATCTGCGCAGAACCGCTACCATCCAACATTTTGGAATG GCATTATCTAGTGCGTGGTCCCGAGAAAACTCCGTATGAAG GAGGATACTATCACGGCAAGCTCATTTTTCCACGGGAATTCCCCTTCAAACCTCCGAGCATATACATGATCACACCCAATGGAAGATTTAAATGCAACACAAG gttATGTCTTTCCATCACAGATTTTCACCCGGACACATGGAACCCAGCGTGGTCCGTCTCCACCATCTTAACCGGGCTCCTGAGCTTTATGGTTGAAAAAGGCCCGACCCTCGGGAGTATTGAAACCTCTGACTTTACA AAAAGACAGCTGGCCTCGCAAAGCCTTGCGTTCAACATCAAAGACAAAGTCTTTTGCGAACTGTTTCCAGATGTTGTTGAA gAGATCAAGCAGAAGCAGCGTATGCAGGAAGAGCTCAGGTCCCGCGCTCAAGCTCTGCCTCTCCCCGACGTGGTGCCCGATGGCGAAGCCCACCAAGTGCAAAATGGGCACCTGCCCCTAAACGGGCATCTGCCCGCAGGTGCGGCCCACCCGCCCGACGTACAGCAGGTCAATCGTAACCATGGACTCCTGGGTGGAGCGCTTGCTAACTTGTTCGTCATCGTGGGCTTCGCCGCCTTCGCCTACACGGTCAAATACGTTTTGCGGAGCATCGCGCAGGAGTGA